One Streptomyces sp. ML-6 genomic region harbors:
- a CDS encoding cold-shock protein, with amino-acid sequence MATGTVKWFNAEKGFGFIEQDGGGPDVFAHFSNIAAQGFRELQEGQKVSFDIAQGQKGPTAENIVSA; translated from the coding sequence ATGGCTACTGGCACTGTGAAGTGGTTCAACGCGGAAAAGGGTTTCGGCTTCATCGAGCAGGACGGTGGCGGTCCTGACGTGTTTGCCCACTTCTCGAACATCGCCGCCCAGGGCTTCCGCGAGCTGCAGGAAGGCCAGAAGGTCAGCTTCGACATCGCGCAGGGCCAGAAGGGCCCGACGGCCGAGAACATCGTTTCCGCCTGA
- a CDS encoding SCO5918 family protein, translated as MRCVIARFPFELTRNGVLDSMKDIKPEEVVGESVIIDRRTYPVKQVGQAITRQDRRDFSADEVVRAMTKLGFTCHGLPQATAPTRALSPHQRASAMLGVPAGPPTA; from the coding sequence GTGCGCTGTGTCATCGCCCGCTTCCCGTTCGAACTCACCAGGAACGGCGTCCTGGACTCCATGAAGGACATCAAGCCCGAGGAGGTCGTCGGCGAGTCCGTGATCATCGACCGCCGCACCTACCCGGTCAAGCAGGTGGGCCAGGCCATCACCCGCCAGGATCGCCGCGACTTCAGTGCCGACGAAGTCGTCCGGGCCATGACCAAGCTCGGCTTCACCTGCCACGGCCTCCCCCAGGCCACCGCGCCCACCCGCGCCCTCAGCCCGCACCAGCGCGCCTCCGCGATGCTCGGCGTCCCGGCGGGCCCTCCGACCGCCTGA
- a CDS encoding DUF6243 family protein has product MTVSKNINNPVGMGGGQRKRLSRAERQNNGPHRNLDRQGAADRKAELVRKMREKADAAEGAGQTGDGIAQS; this is encoded by the coding sequence ATGACCGTGAGCAAGAACATCAACAACCCCGTGGGCATGGGCGGCGGCCAGCGCAAGAGGCTGTCCCGCGCCGAACGGCAGAACAACGGTCCGCATCGCAACCTCGACCGCCAGGGTGCCGCCGACCGGAAGGCGGAGCTGGTGCGCAAGATGCGCGAGAAGGCCGACGCGGCCGAGGGCGCCGGACAGACGGGCGACGGCATCGCACAGAGCTGA
- a CDS encoding type II toxin-antitoxin system CcdA family antitoxin, whose product MSSTTRITVTLPSDQVAELRKLTDNISGYVAEAVARQIRHQLLGDDLRRHEEEHGGFSDEELADARSKIFGAAGSSKDADAA is encoded by the coding sequence ATGTCCTCAACGACCCGCATCACCGTCACGCTTCCCAGCGACCAGGTGGCGGAGCTTCGCAAGCTCACGGACAACATCTCCGGCTACGTGGCGGAAGCCGTGGCCCGCCAGATCCGGCACCAGCTTCTGGGCGACGACCTTCGTCGGCATGAAGAAGAGCACGGAGGCTTCAGCGACGAGGAACTCGCCGACGCCCGTTCGAAGATCTTCGGTGCCGCCGGCTCCTCCAAGGACGCGGATGCCGCGTGA
- a CDS encoding MerR family transcriptional regulator, with the protein MTADDSYGRLDDDDYPAYTMGRAAEMLGTTQGFLRAIGEARLITPLRSEGGHRRYSRYQLRIAARARELVDQGTSIESACRIVVLEDQLEEAQRINAEYRRAAEAAKPPTED; encoded by the coding sequence GTGACAGCAGACGACTCGTACGGCCGACTTGACGACGACGACTACCCCGCCTACACGATGGGCCGGGCCGCCGAGATGCTCGGCACGACCCAGGGCTTCCTCCGCGCCATCGGCGAAGCCCGTCTGATCACCCCCCTGCGCTCGGAGGGCGGACACCGCCGCTACTCCCGCTATCAACTGCGCATCGCCGCCCGCGCCCGCGAACTGGTCGACCAGGGCACGTCCATCGAGTCCGCCTGTCGCATCGTCGTCCTGGAAGACCAGCTCGAAGAGGCGCAACGCATCAACGCCGAGTACCGCCGCGCCGCCGAAGCGGCAAAGCCGCCGACCGAGGACTGA
- a CDS encoding helix-turn-helix domain-containing protein translates to MARSSVLARAEKVEPDPSHQCALAATARMAPESVEVLVRTQDGGELALPRELVRLLLASASELSRGHAVTVLASEAQLSPAEAAELLGLSRPFIARLLDAGDIPSTNLPGSSHRVVRLADVLAFQQRRERRREGRRQIAEVLADTGLPD, encoded by the coding sequence ATGGCTCGTTCCAGTGTTCTCGCCCGTGCTGAGAAGGTCGAACCGGATCCCTCTCACCAGTGCGCGCTCGCCGCGACTGCCAGGATGGCGCCGGAGTCGGTCGAGGTTCTGGTGCGCACCCAGGATGGTGGCGAACTGGCATTGCCGAGGGAGCTGGTCCGTCTTCTCCTGGCCTCGGCCAGTGAGCTGTCCCGCGGGCACGCGGTGACGGTCCTGGCGTCCGAGGCGCAGCTGTCGCCTGCTGAGGCCGCTGAGCTTCTGGGCCTGTCCCGACCGTTCATCGCCCGCCTGCTCGACGCCGGCGACATCCCCTCGACGAATCTTCCCGGTAGCAGCCACCGTGTGGTTCGCCTTGCGGACGTGCTGGCATTCCAGCAGCGGCGTGAGCGCCGCAGGGAGGGGCGGCGCCAGATCGCCGAAGTCTTGGCGGACACCGGCCTGCCCGATTGA
- a CDS encoding PIN domain-containing protein: MKQEEGSVAARVFVGTNVLFPFSVMDVMLALTEDSVHDIVWSERLLAEWERVIVREGRRSAESAAAVAQAVRRFFADCEIPAVAYAHLVDEMPGDDPDDRHHAAAAVAAGADALITWNLADFPAGDLAERGVRVIDPDSYLCGLYDELPHEVVETVVRLAREKRNPPVTIADAVARLAKAGLPRFADLLTHHLGHRAR, translated from the coding sequence GTGAAGCAGGAAGAGGGGAGCGTGGCGGCGCGGGTCTTTGTGGGCACGAACGTCTTGTTTCCGTTTTCGGTGATGGACGTGATGCTGGCCCTCACCGAGGACTCGGTCCACGACATCGTGTGGTCCGAGCGGCTGCTCGCGGAGTGGGAGCGGGTCATCGTCCGGGAGGGAAGACGTTCGGCGGAGTCCGCTGCCGCAGTCGCCCAGGCCGTTCGACGCTTCTTCGCCGACTGCGAGATCCCGGCGGTGGCCTATGCGCACCTTGTCGATGAGATGCCGGGCGATGACCCCGACGATCGGCATCATGCGGCGGCAGCGGTGGCTGCAGGGGCGGACGCGCTGATCACGTGGAATCTCGCCGATTTCCCCGCCGGTGACTTGGCTGAGCGCGGAGTGCGGGTGATCGACCCGGATTCCTACTTGTGCGGGCTGTATGACGAGTTGCCGCATGAGGTGGTGGAGACAGTGGTCAGGCTTGCCCGAGAGAAGCGAAACCCGCCAGTGACGATTGCCGATGCCGTCGCCCGACTCGCGAAAGCCGGCTTGCCGCGCTTCGCGGACCTCCTGACACATCACCTCGGACATCGCGCGAGGTGA
- a CDS encoding DEAD/DEAH box helicase, which produces MNPTRTKSRFSRARRNGGLGYDSTAGSIRGSRFDSATPNRSAGPNRSGGRRPAALQGEFALPETTTPALPAVDVFSDLDMPRSLLSTLTAQGVTMPFPIQGATLPNSLAGRDVLGRGRTGSGKTLAFGLALLARTAGQRAEPRQPLALVLVPTRELAQQVTDALTPYARAVKLRLATVVGGMSISRQATALRGGAEVVVATPGRLKDLIDRGDCRLNQVAITVLDEADQMADMGFMPQVTALLNQVRPEGQRMLFSATLDRNVDLLVRRYLADPVVHSVDPSQGAVTTMEHHILHVHGADKHRLTTEIAARDGRVIMFLDTKHAVDRLTQDLLASGVRAAALHGGKSQPQRTRTLAQFKAGHVTVLVATNVAARGIHVDHLDLVVNVDPPTDHKDYLHRGGRTARAGESGSVVTLVTNNQRRDMTRLMAAAGIVPRATQVRSGEEALRRITGARTPSGIPVTITAPTPEQRKRGTASRGRRSPAAAARRATGRKSAFDAAA; this is translated from the coding sequence ATGAACCCCACCCGCACGAAAAGCCGTTTCTCCCGTGCCCGCCGCAACGGCGGCCTCGGGTACGACTCCACTGCTGGTTCGATTCGGGGCAGTCGCTTCGATTCGGCCACCCCGAACCGTTCGGCAGGTCCGAACCGTTCGGGTGGCCGGCGGCCCGCCGCGCTGCAGGGAGAGTTCGCCCTGCCGGAGACGACCACTCCGGCGCTGCCCGCAGTCGACGTGTTCAGCGACCTCGACATGCCGAGGAGCCTGCTGTCCACCCTCACCGCGCAGGGCGTGACCATGCCGTTTCCGATCCAGGGCGCGACGCTGCCGAACTCTCTGGCGGGTCGCGACGTCCTGGGCCGCGGCCGGACCGGCTCCGGCAAGACCCTCGCCTTCGGCCTGGCCCTGCTGGCCCGCACCGCCGGGCAGCGCGCCGAGCCCCGTCAGCCGCTGGCCCTGGTTCTGGTTCCCACCCGGGAGCTCGCTCAGCAGGTCACCGATGCCCTCACCCCTTACGCCCGCGCTGTGAAGCTGCGCCTGGCCACCGTCGTCGGCGGGATGTCGATCAGCCGGCAGGCGACTGCGCTGCGGGGCGGCGCCGAAGTCGTCGTGGCCACCCCCGGTCGCCTCAAGGACCTCATCGACCGTGGCGACTGCCGACTGAACCAGGTCGCGATCACCGTCCTGGACGAGGCCGACCAGATGGCCGACATGGGCTTCATGCCGCAGGTCACCGCGCTCCTGAACCAGGTCCGCCCCGAGGGCCAGCGCATGCTGTTCTCCGCGACCCTGGACCGTAACGTCGACCTTCTGGTCCGTCGCTACCTCGCCGACCCCGTCGTCCACTCCGTGGATCCCTCCCAGGGTGCGGTCACCACGATGGAACATCACATCCTGCACGTGCACGGTGCCGACAAGCACAGGTTGACGACGGAGATCGCGGCGCGCGACGGCCGGGTGATCATGTTCCTGGACACCAAGCACGCCGTTGACCGCCTCACCCAGGACCTCCTCGCCAGCGGTGTCCGGGCAGCCGCCCTGCACGGAGGTAAGTCACAGCCGCAGCGCACCCGCACTCTCGCCCAGTTCAAGGCAGGGCACGTGACCGTCCTGGTCGCGACGAACGTCGCGGCACGCGGCATCCACGTCGACCATCTCGACCTCGTCGTGAACGTGGACCCGCCGACCGACCACAAGGACTACCTCCACCGCGGCGGCCGTACCGCGCGGGCCGGCGAGTCCGGCAGTGTCGTCACCCTGGTCACCAACAACCAGCGCCGCGATATGACGCGCCTCATGGCGGCCGCCGGCATCGTGCCCCGGGCCACCCAGGTCCGCTCCGGCGAGGAGGCACTCCGCCGGATCACCGGCGCCCGGACCCCCTCCGGCATCCCCGTGACGATCACCGCGCCGACACCCGAGCAACGCAAGCGCGGCACGGCCTCCCGCGGTCGACGCAGCCCCGCTGCGGCTGCCCGGCGTGCGACCGGGCGGAAGTCTGCCTTCGACGCGGCGGCCTGA